In Mesoplodon densirostris isolate mMesDen1 chromosome 15, mMesDen1 primary haplotype, whole genome shotgun sequence, the DNA window TTTAGAGAATTGAGCAAGAGAAAAATTTTATCCAAAGATTATTGGATAAAGGCCTAGAACAAAAATTGATGTGACTAGAAAGGCCCATTTATATTATTCACCCCAGGCAGTCTCAGAAATCTAGAATCTTTAGAATTCTTGGGATATATAGGTTGTGGGTTGAATCAAAATTTATACGCCTTAGAGGATTTAGCAACCCTCTTCCCTGTCCCCCTCTCCTCCCTACCCTGTTCCAACTAAGAGAAAACTTTAAGAGAAGTCTTAAACCTTTAGGTTGATTTCAGAATTTATTGGATCTTTTCAACATCCTTTAAACCAGGCTTTGATTTGGAAGACTTGGGTCTACTATAGATCCTTTAATTCATCTTTGTCCTTATAAATGCCAATCCAATTAGACCAAACCTTTAGGGATTGAGTCAGAAATTGACCccatgattttcttttcattattttagttCTTCCTTCCATCAGacacatttactttttttcttaattgatccCTAAAAAATGGAAACCTTGAATTCTTCAATCTTAGGGAAGTTTCATTTTGGTACAGCTTTAAAACTATTCTTTTGCTTTAGTCagtaaatgtatatattgaatatacatttaatatatgtaaatgtatattcaAACCATTGAATTGGTTTTTCActgcatttgaattttttttttttctggtccttTCTAGTTTTAAATCTCTCTTCAAGTGATGGTGGGTAGTTTTTACCCTTTgaactttaaatgttttaatggTTTTTAATTCCGTCCTGCCCATACACCTGGCAAGTCAGTAGTTTAGACACCAAATGTAGTAAGGGAACTGATCTCTAAAGACCTGCTGCTCAAAGTGTGATCCACAGGCCGACAGCATCTGCATCCTTGGAAATTTGTTAGAGATAGAAAATCTCAAACGtaaccccagacctactgaaagaGAACTTATATTTTCACAAGATCCTCAGTTGATTTGTATGCATGTTAAAGTTCGGGAAGCACGGCTCTCTAAAGGATCCTTTTAAATTTGTCTCCTATAAGTATAATCAGtcatctctcttcccttcctctaaTCTAACTAATCTTGTTTTTTGGaattggcaaccaccagtctgctttctgtccttatgaatttacctattctggataattcatatataaatgggatcatattaTGTGGCTTTTGAGTCTGGTGTCTTTCACTTAGCCTCATCCACATCATAACgtatatcagtatttcattcctttttaagaataaataatcTTGGGActaccctggcagtccagtggttaagactccatgcttccactgcagggggcatgcgtttgatccctggtcagggaactaagatcccacatgctgtgtggcacggccaaaaaaaaaaggagagaattaataatctttcattgtatttatgtactttatattttattattgaagGAATCTCGAGGTCCTATGAGCCCTCTTGGTGATGAGCTCTACCACTGTCTGGAAGGAGATCACAAAAAACCTTTTGAGAAATCTAGAAGAAATAGTGAAGATAGTTTAAGGTAATTTGGGGCACTTTGGTAAAAACTTACAAACTGTCGATGAAATTCCATTACAGTGAGTTCCATATATTTAAACTATTTCTCTCCCTCAGCTTGTTATTCTGGTTGtattaatttttacttaaaaaaatatattccccAGTTTATGACCAATTGAGGGCTTTTTGTGTTCATGTAGAAGATGGATATTACTTTTAGATTCTTTCTGTACTTCTATCAAAGAGTACTTAAGAGGTCCCAGCCTTATCTCCTTTAAAGATCCAATCATCCCTTCTGGGTTTCTGTTTtcaaaaactggacattttatgAAATCCATTATTAGTTCAGATGAGCTTCCAAGATTGGGATACATCTTGTTTTTACTAATTTCAGAACATCCCTTAACTAACAGTACCTATCTTTATGTGgcactttgctttttaaaagagcTTTCTGTATTAGATACATATATCACATTTAATTTGTCATCATAGTAACTCATTAAAGTAGgttttattacccccattttttaCAAAATGCAGTCAACAAAAATGCAGCTTCACAGAGATGAAATGTCTTTTTAAGACCACACAACTATTAAGTATGAGAGTCAGAGCTCTCTCCCATTCCACGTCTTCAAACTTAACCCTAATGCTCCTCCTACTGCTACAGCTGTCTCCTCTGCTCCAGGCAGGCTGGGTCTTGAGTTATGTTCAATTCTGTAGTATAAGAATTTTGTTTCTTGGAGTTACTCATGATAAGATTTCGTCACAACAAAAGAATTTGGGTCCCCAGTGGGATTTACTAAAATACGATTTTCTTATATAGTGAATTTATTTAAGTTActtaggaaaaatatttatagataggAATATCACTGTATTGAGATAGGTTTGCTGTATCATTTCCCTCTGCTTTTTATCATCCAAATAAAGAGAAGCCAGCAGCTATATTGTATCTTAAATTTTGGTTAATGGTCTGCGTCTAAGATGTGGATAAGACCTTACTATTACTAATTGTATATTAGCAAAAGTTTTCTCATTAtgcttatcttttaatttttactctATTTCTTTAATAGGAAAAAAGCTTTaccactctttatttttttagattttcagATTCTAATTCAAAGACTCCTCCTCAAGAAGAACTGACTACTCGGGTATCATCTCCTGTATTTGGAGCTACCTGTAATGTGAAAAGTAGTTTAGGTTTGAATACAAGTCTGTCCCCTTCTCTTTTAGAGACTGGGAAAAAAAACCATCTGAAAACAATGCCTTTCAGCAACACTTCTAATTCTAGATCAGAGAAACCTAGATTAAAATCTGAAGATGGTGCCCTTTTCACACATCATAATATTGGGGCTGAAGTGAAGAAGATCACTAACCAGTCATCTTCTAATAAGCAGAtgcttataaataaaaatacaagtgaaCAGGATAGTATTGATCACATTAAAGATACTGTTACTGATAAAGATAAACATGTGGTACCCCTGAAATCACTGGGAGGCCgaaccaaaaggaagaaaatcgaGGAAGAAAGTGAAGATGAAGTAAGCTGCCCCCAAGCCTCCTTTGATAAAGaaaatgcttttccttttccacCGGGTAGTCATTCTTACATGAATGGAGACTATGTGATGGATAAACCTCTGGATCTGTCTGATCGATTTTCAGCTATTCAGCATCAAGAGAAAAGCCAAGGAAGTGAGAACTCTAAAATCGGATTTAGGCAAGTGACTCTCTATGAGGTTTTGAAGCCTGTTCCAAAGGGCTCTTCCTCAAGCCATAAGGCCTTGAGTGGGAGCTGTGGGTTAACCAGAGATTCCCCAGAAGAGTCCAGCAGTGTACAGGAGTCCCTCCTCCAGTCCTTGAGTAAATCTCCAGATAATAAAACACTGTtacaaataaaggaagaaaattctaccTTTAAAATTCCTCTACGTCCACGTGAAAGTTTGGAGACAGAGACTCTTTTTGATGACATGAAGGTTTGTGTTAAATGTTCAAGGATTTTGATTTAAATGGTTGTTTGTGATTTCTCCTAGATGCTAATAATTCTTTCTGTTTTAGGATGCTGGTTCTCGTGAGcctgtaaaaataaaaaccaggtcAGTCCCTGGAGCATGTGAACTTGCATCAGTTCTTCAGTTAAATCCATGTAGAATTGCTAAAACAAAGTCTCTACAAAACAACCAAGGTATGTACACTATAAGTAGCATTTCTACTCTTTTTTAATGACTTTAAATTGAGTATTGTAATATATTATGTACATTCTTTGGATAGACtgaattattttcagaaaaaatacCTTAtccctgtgtgtttgtgtgtgtatagcaCAATTCTTATTGGTTTCACTTTACATGTgattttcctgctcttctgctttttgaaaaaataaattgacatctttactaccTACTTTCTATAGGTGATTTTATAGATTTACCTGTTCTATGTagttgtttcttattttctttacaaaaagaaagctttaaaaaatttaaactatacagatttttaaaatataaaaagtagaaatttatcatccaaaccttGTTCCTCACCCCATAGATAGCCTGTCCTTTTCTTTGCATTTACATGTATATCTGTAAACATTTGCATATGCTAACTCTGTGtgtaaccttttgaggaactatAACTTTCTTCCAAAGGAGCTACaacgttttacattcccaccagcagcgtgtgagggttccaatttcttcacattttgagggttccagtttctccacattctcaccaacacttgttactgtctgtctttttgattctagccatcctgtGGGTGTGAAGTTATATCTcagttgtggttttgatttgcctttccctgatggctaatgatgttgcgcatcttttcatgtacttattggccagttgtatatcttctttgaaggactgtctattcaggtcctttgcttaTTCTTAATTGGAGTAattgtcttattattgagttttgacagttctttatatatcctaggtacaagtcctttatcagacatatgatttgcaaaacttttctctcattctgtgggtcccataatgttttaaagtgatgagaattttaaaaatttgttttatttgtgcatttttttctccttatctaAGATGTGTCCTTTGAAAACATCCAGTGGAGTATAGATCCAGGAGCAGACCTTTCTCAGTATAAAATGGATATTACTGTAGTAGATACAAAGGTAAGTTAGAAAATAGAACCAAAGCCCATGTGGTTATTCTAGTGTATTGTTAGTCACCCTGCTGTCCTGActcactctgtgaccttgagGGAATCACATACCTCTTAGAGCCTTCATGTATTTATTCAGAAAACTATGAAATAATAACACTTACTATGCCAACATTATGGTATTTTTGaaagtgtaataataataataataataatactttctgACTTTAGAGAACTTTGCtggaaaatatagttttaaaataatgtaaaatgctaattacatattttaaatagttttattttttatcaaaataatcTGTCATATGCATTGATTAACTTAAAATAATATaccttcaagaaaaaaatttcatttttcctagttggctaattttttaaaatactctgtattttttcattaaaattcatagcagaaataaatttTTTGGTTTGTATTTAGGTTCTTCATAGTTTGAGAAGTTCTCTTTCACTTGGTAACATATTAATAAAGTATTTAACAGTTGCTAGAGTAATAAATACCCATTAAGAAATCAAATTTGACTTGTGAACTTTTGTTCTTAGTGTACACTGATGTTCATTTCTGTGAAGCAGATTAGGGAAGAAAGGAAGCTCCAGGGATCATGGTAACTCATAGTTCTCTCATGCTTGGCAGCAGTCCTTTTCCTAGGCTTGAGAGACAATGCTTGTATATCAAAGCTAAAAATGGTTTATAGGCATTTAAACCTAAATGTATCTATATTCCTAAAGGGTAAAGGTAAATattacttaatgctactgaaatgtaagtgtacacttaaaaaatgattaaaatggtaacacttacgttatgtatattttaccccacccccaaaaaagtaaacattaaGCCGTAAAGGAAGGAttgttaaaattttgaatttttaaatatttattcaggatGGCAGTCAGTCAAGATTAGCAGGAGGAGAGACAGTGGACATGGACTGTACATTGGTTAGTGAaactatgcttttaaaaatgaagaatcaagagcagaagagagaaaaaagtccaagtaagatttcatttttttaaaattttaatacaaatgtggagggaagtttatagacaTACCATTGCACTGATGAGTATAAGTGACCTCTTCACCATAAACtagttttttttctcccctgttcTCCTAATACTAGATTTCTCTTTAGTAAAGCTTAGTGTcagtatttcaggaaaaaaatctttagtaaaaataattttatttccaaaagaaTTCAAGTTGTttccaggggtcagcaaactacagccagCTGCCagttttgtaagtaaagttttactggaacccAGCCTCACTCGTTTATTTATTGCCTATGGCTGCTTGTTGAACacagcagcagagctgagtagtttcTGCAGAGACCTTATGGCCCCAcaggcctaaaatatttactgtctgaccctttaagaaaaagtttcctGATCCCTGGTttagataatttttttataaaagttGTAAAGGGAATCTTGAGAGTCCTGTTTTAGAAATACTATTTTCCAAAGCAATTtgataaggaaaaaaagggaggattCCACTGACAAGTATTAGTATAGATTTGCAAATTAGCAGTAAACTAAGAATGATAGTGTATATGATGAGTGAGTGACTGCCATATTCTACTTCTATAGAAAAGGAGATTTGGCAAAACTAGGAGTCTATAACCCTTTGTAGTGAGAAACTGTTAATTCTTCATCTAAAGCCTTGATTTTCTGAAAGAGATGGGAACAATGGAAGGATTTCATTTGGCACCACCTTAGCAACATTCCTAACTACAGAGGCATATGACATGAGATCAGCTAGACTGGGAATAGTTGTCATTCATCACCCTTATGTGTTAAAGAGTTAGGACCTGCCACGTGAGGATGCAGGGCTAAAAGCAGAGGCCTTTTCCAATGATCGTCTCTTAGAAATTGAGGACATTCAGACTGTGTGTGCATCTTCTGCTGAATATTCTCTAGTCTACCTGCTTAGGGCCCAGTAGTAAAACAGCCAGTCTTATCCTTGCTTCTTAAGAAACACCTTATCTCTTGCTGCCCCAAATGCAGTAAGTGAGAGAAAAGTTTAATAGCCTTTGCCTTAATTCTTTGTTCTTGAGTAATAATATCCACACAATCAAGTACCTGGCTGCCTATGTTGAGAGGACAGTACCTATTAAAAGTAAACCTTAACCAGGTGTCCGCTCCTCTGGTGAGACGGGGCCAGAAGATGCTCTCCTCAGCTCCTTGCCTGGGTGGGCAAGTCAGGCTCTATGGCTGGCAGAAATCCTTGTTTGAGGGTCCCACCGAGTTCCCCGGTCAGAGTGCTGCAGCTGAGCAGCTGCTTGGGACTACTGCTCTGGCGCTGCAGGAAGCCTTTTTGGAATCTGACATGTTATCACTTTGGGACTGTTGGCCAGCTGCTCCTGACTTGGCCACATGAAGGCTCAGACTGTCCCAGTCTCTGAACTGAAGAGAACCAACACTATTAGCATATCTCTCACCACCATGAATGCAAAGGTATTTCAATCAAGAGTATCAGGAGGACATCTACAAATCCCAGACAGGCATGTGCAAGTTCTGAGGAATGGTGGAATAACCCAGTGTATCCGGGTGACCTCTGGAGACAGCTGAGACAGAGCTACAACAGGGCAGTGGCTGACACCCAACTCATGGCCCACCTTCTCCTGCcacgtggctgacagggtcttggtgctctaggaagctgtcaggcctgagcctctgaggtggaagagccgagTTTAGGACATTGGtcaaccagagacctcccggccccacgtaatatcagtcAGCAAGAGCCCTCCCAGAGGTCttcgtctcaatgctaagacccacctccactcaacggccagcaagctccagtgctggacaacccatgccaaacaactagcaagacaggaacacaaccccacccattagcagagaggctgtctgaaatcatactaagttcacagacccCCAAAAACACCACTAGACGCgatcctacccaccagaaagacaagatccagcctcatccaccagaacacggacaccagtcccctctaccaggaagcctacacaacccattgaaccaaccttacccactgggggcagacaccaaaaacaacaggaactacgaacctgcagcctgcgaacacaccccaaacacagtaagttaagcgaaaaagagaaacacacagcagatgaaggagcaaggtaaaaacccccccaaccaaacaaatgaagaaataggcagtcgacctgaaaaaagaattcagagtaatgataataaagatgatccaaaatcttggaaatagaatggagaaaattacAAGAAACgtgtaacaaggacctagaagaattcaagagcaaacaaacaatgatgaacaacacagtgaatgaatttaaaaattctctagaaggaatcaatagcagaataactgaggcagaagaacggaaaagtgacctgaaagataaaatagtagaaatacctaccacagagcagaataaagaaaaaagaatgaaaagaattgaggacagcctcagagacctctgggacaacattaaatgcaccaacattcgaattataggggtcccagaagaagaagagaaaaagaaagggactgagaaaatacttgaagagattatacttgaaaacttacctaatatgggaaaggaaatagtcaagtccaggaagcacagagagtcccatacaggataaatccaaggagaacacagcaagacacatattaatcaaactatcaaaaattaaatacaaagaaaac includes these proteins:
- the RBBP8 gene encoding DNA endonuclease RBBP8 isoform X2, with the protein product MRKKQQEFENIRQQNLKLITELMNEKNTLQEENKKLSEQLQQKIENDQPHQATDLESEEDVIPDSPITTFSFSGTNRLRRKENLHVRYVEQTHTKLEHSGCAHELRKVPKSSTHPQHKHNEREILVADTCDQSQAPVADTHGKSSYPPDNLATVVAETLGLSVQDESESRGPMSPLGDELYHCLEGDHKKPFEKSRRNSEDSLRFSDSNSKTPPQEELTTRVSSPVFGATCNVKSSLGLNTSLSPSLLETGKKNHLKTMPFSNTSNSRSEKPRLKSEDGALFTHHNIGAEVKKITNQSSSNKQMLINKNTSEQDSIDHIKDTVTDKDKHVVPLKSLGGRTKRKKIEEESEDEVSCPQASFDKENAFPFPPGSHSYMNGDYVMDKPLDLSDRFSAIQHQEKSQGSENSKIGFRQVTLYEVLKPVPKGSSSSHKALSGSCGLTRDSPEESSSVQESLLQSLSKSPDNKTLLQIKEENSTFKIPLRPRESLETETLFDDMKDAGSREPVKIKTRSVPGACELASVLQLNPCRIAKTKSLQNNQDVSFENIQWSIDPGADLSQYKMDITVVDTKDGSQSRLAGGETVDMDCTLVSETMLLKMKNQEQKREKSPNGERKMNDTLEDMFDRTTHEEYESCLVDSFPQVADEEELSTATKKTNSPGDKQDKVKQKAFVEPYFKDNERETSLQNFPHIEVVRKKEERRKLPGHTCKECEIYYADFPAEEREKKLASCSRHRFRYIPPNTPENFWEVGFPSTQTCMERGYIKEDLDPCPRPKRRQPYNAIFSPKGKEQKT